From the Paenibacillus sp. R14(2021) genome, the window GCTGATGACCCGTTTGTCCTTGGTGACCCTCGCGTCCTTGCGGAGATCGATCGTATGGCTGGGCGAGAAGGTTATCTGACCCGCGTTCGGATGGACGGCGTTATGACCTTTGGTCAGAATGAATTGGCGAGAAGGACGTTGTACTATGAACGGAACGCGCCTATCCGCTAATCGTTACGCGAACCGAACGAAGTCTACCTACGCGAAATGGACGTAAGACGACCAGAAACCGCGTAAGGCGGGCTTTTCTACGCTTCCTTGAATCTTTATTTGCGAATGGTGGCAAAATGGACGAGAGAGTGCTTTATGGAGCCTGTCACCACGATGATCGAATCGAGCGGAGGAATGAACGTGGAGGATTCCTTGGAGGTAAAACTAAGAAGGCAGCTCATCCACTTGGAAAATCGCGAGCGGAAGCGTGCGGTGTATGATCCTGCCGGTAGAACGGAAGCTGATGTGCTTCGCTCTTTGCTGGAGAATGGAACGTGGGTTAGACCGGAGAGAGCTTCTGAGAGCGGCGAGCGTGAGAGGTAACGATGGACTGAAAAATTCCGATAGAACTTTCCTATCGGTAACGGAGTCCGCAATAAGTAACTGTAATATTATGGTATCTTTATACCAAGAGACGAATGAAAATACCACCGAACGGCTGTGCTATGGGCTATTTCTATGGAGATCGTGCAGTGTGCTCCTTTGTGGGGAATACAGGAGCCGGCTGCGCTGCTATGGGAAAACCGGTCTTCACCGAGCGAAACGTGGATGTAGGCAGTTGTCGTATACGACAAATAAAAGTACGGGGGATATTCAGATGTAGAATGAATCTTCACCTGAACATCCTGCTCTTCCCGAAGACCGAAGGTAAGAAGGCGACGGAGCGAAGCGGAGTCTTTCGAGCGAAGCGAGGAAGGGATAAGCGAGAACGAGGAAGAACGTCAAGCTGCCTGAATATCCGTGAGCAGGGTCTGCCCAATGGAGCCTGAGCCGCTTCACGTATGGGAAGATTCAAGGAATTGGATGTGCTCTACTCCTCGCTATCGCTCGGAGAGGACTTCGCTACGCTCGTCCTTCGACGTCTTACGAGAGGATATCGAGGTATCTGGATGAATGGAATGCGCTGGAGATTCCCTGTGCTCTGGAAGCGAATAGACCTCACCTGCCCCCGATGGCGATTGGATGGACGCTGTGCGTCTTAAAATCGCTGATGGGGGTTCTTTGCTTACTGCCCGTCGATTTAACGGAGCCGTCTTGTTGCCCCTGCTTCCCGATTCTCTTTTTTGAGGTTGGAAATGCGCTGGATGATTTCGGTTTTCCTGATCTTTGATGATACGTTTTGTGTCCGATAATCCGAAAAATGATACGATCTCCATACATCACGCGTCTCCTTGTGAAGATGTGATGAAGTGGTATGCCGATGCCCCTGCTGGTGACTGGATGGACGTTAATCGTCCTGAAGTCACTGTCGGGGGCTTCTTTGCTTCTAGGTGCTATTCACGCCTCTCCTAAGTTGGGCTGGGCCATACGTAACTGTGAGAAGATTGGATTTCCATGGACACATGCTTGAGTGGATTTCGTAATGCCGGGTTCATTTAGGGTATCTGAACAAGGAAGGATGAAACCGAATGAACAGCTACAACTGCCAGATCGTGAAAATCGGTGACTGTCTGCGTGTGAAACGTTACGGACGGAGGATTTACGAGGGAGGGAAGAATCCACGGAGATTGAAGACAGAACGAAGCGCGGAGATTGCGGAAATCTTGGAAGACCCGTCGTTGTCGAAGCTGGAGAAGCTCATCCATACAGCGATCTTGGAGCCAACGGACAAGGAGGAACGTGCTGGGAAACGTCCTAATCGCACCCCGAAGCCCGGACGACTGACGCTCTCCGAGCGTGAACGGTTCTGTCACCTGATGGATCGGAACTTTAGTCAAGGTCATAAGTTCATTACGCTGACCTACGAGAAGGAGGAGGTATCGATGGATGAAGCTGCGAAGGACTTCGAAAACTGGGTGAAGCGAATGCGGGAGCGGTATGGAGATTTTAAATACCTCGCCGTCCGTTCCTTCCAAGAGCGCGGGACAGTTCACTTTCATGTGCTCGCTGATCTGCCGAATATCCCGCGAGCGGAGCTGGCGGATGGAACGTTTCGGGACATCTGGGGGCTTGGGAGCGTCGAGTTAAAACGAGTTTATAATATCCAGATGGTAGAACGCCGGAATCGGCTGAAGCTCGATATGCTAAAGAATCTGCGGAACTTTAAAGCGGATGAGAGATCGTATGGCAAGCGACCGTTTCTTCAAAGTAAGAACCTGATCGTACCGCCGACGATTAAGGGTGACTATGATGAGCTGATGAATCGCGTGAAGGAAAAATACGTCCCGAAACTGATGGACTCCCACCGATTCGACGTGGAGTATCTGGACTATATCGAGCTTGAGACGTATTGGTTAACGAAGTGAGTAGTACTTTAAAGGGGTAAAGTATTAAAGTTTATGGAGTAGCCCTGTAACCGCTGTAGGACGGCTGGATAAAGGTACTGATGACTTTAATCTTTAAATCGTACAACTTAAAAAACGATGCTTGAACTCCTCCATCTGCGCGTAATATGCTTGCCGCATAGCAATAATTACCAGTTATTAGGAGTATAAAGATGAGGCTCCGTTACGGTAATTAAAATTTACGTTGCGATAGGGTGAGGGGAACTTGAACGTGATTGGTTATATTCGCGTTTCGACGCAAGGGCAAGCGAAAGAAGGCTATAGTCTCGCGTACCAGCGAGATGAGATCGAAGCGTACTGCAAGGCGCAAGGCTGGAACTTGCTTCACGTCTACGAGGATGCCGGGATTAGCGGCGCGGAGGTTGATGAAGAAGCGCTCGAAGTCGAGCGGGAAGGCTTCCGGGATATGCTCGAAGCGCTCGCGGATGGCGGTGTGAGTTACGTGCTCGTGCTGAATACGAATCGCCTGTGGCGTAGCGATATTGTGAAAGTGCTCGTTCATCGCGAGTTGAAGTGCTATGGCGTAGACATCAAGAGCATCGAGCAACCGACATACAGCATCCACCGGAAAGACCCGAACGACTTTCTGATTAACGGGCTGATGGAACTGCTCGATCAGTACCAGCGGCTAGAGATCGCCTTGAAGCTGGGGCGCGGAAGGATGAAGAAAGCCCAGCAAGGTGGCTACGCTGGCGGACGTGCCGCTTTCGGTTATATGGCGAAGAAGGGCAAGAAGGTGATTGAAGTAAATGCGCTTCAAGCATCTGCTGTGAGGCAGCTGTTCGAAATACGGAAGAGTAATCCGAGCATGACGCTGGCGGAGACGGCGCGACGGTTGAACGCCGAGGGCTATTCGACCCAGCAAGGCAAACGGTTCACGAAGGTGCAGGTGAAGCGAATCCTTGACCGAAAAGAGCTATACGAAGGAAAGATGAGCTATGGAAACGTGAAGGCTGCCGGGCTGCACGAAGCGATTCTGTGAGGCGGTGGCGTAGATGACGGAGATGGAGCGCTATAACCATTATGTCGAGCAGGAAGATCGCGCTGTAGAGCGGCTGGAAACACTGGTATCTTGCCTGAATCCGGTATTTGATCATATCTACCGCTACGGTGAACGATTCGACCGGGACGCGGTCATGGAGACGCTGCTTACGATCCATGAGAAAGAGACGATTGTACGGCTGGAACTGCTTCACCTGAGATTGGAGAAGGCGTATCTCGCCTATGTGCTGAACTCGCGTAAGCCTCAAGGCTAATTGATGGAACAGGATGGACATGAGATTTTGCTAACGTGTCTTTGCGGCTCGTCCGCTCGAACTGAGGATGCAAACTCATGATACCTGAATGTTCCAACACCGTCCGATGGGACGGTTACTTACGTGTCGTTGTAGCGCGTCTACTTGAGTTGAGGATGCCTCTCCAACCTATGAGCAGCTGTCCCATCCGAAATGAAGGAGTGAAGCGAAGTTGTTTCAACCGGATAAATTGATTTACGTTGGCGTTGACCTGCACAAACAGCATCATACCGCCGTGATGATTGATTGCTGGAATAAGAAGCTAGGTGAGATCAAGTTCGACAATAAGCCGTCGACCTTCCCTTTGCTCGTGAAGGAAGCGAAGAAGTATACGAAGAAGGGTATGTCCGTCGTGTATGGCTTGGAGGACGTCGGCGGATTCGGGCGAGCGCTGGCCGTCTACCTAACAGAAAGCGGCTGTACGGTAAAGGAAGTAAATGCGAAGCTGGCGAATAATCGCCGGAAGAGCCACGTCACCGTTCAGAAGTCGGATAGCTGGGATGCGGAATGCGTGGCACGGGTGCTGCGGGACGAACTGCCCCATCTGCCTGACGCGAAGCCGATTGATCTGTACTGGGCGATTAGCCAGCTCGTCACCCAACGGAAATGGCAAGCGAAGAGTCTGACGGGCATGGTGAAGCGCCTGCACCAGCAGCTCGGATACCATTATCCAAGCTACAAAGCGTTCTTCTCCCAGATCGACGGGAAGACGGCGTTAGCTTTCTGGCATCGGTATCCCTCCCCTGCTCGCTTAAAAGGCATGACGGGAAGCGAGTTGGCTGGGTTCTTGCGGAGTTTGAGCAATAATGCGCTGTCTATGAAGAAAGCGGAACAGATTCTAACGCTCGTGGAAGTGGACGGTGATACGACGCGAGACTTCCAGGAGAAGCGTGATTTTATTGTGCGCGGACTTGTGCGGAATATCCGCTTCTACGAGCGGGAGTTAGACCGGATTGAGAAGGAAATCGGGAGCCTGCTGGAGCAACTGGGATTCCAACTGGAGACGATGACGGGAATCGACCTCGTGACGGCGGCGGAGCTGGTCGCGGAGATCGGGGACGTTCACCGCTTCGCTACATCCGATAAGCTGGCGAGGTTCGCGGGAATCGCTCCGATAGCGGTAGGTTCGGGCAACAAGCACCGCAACTACAAGAGCAAGCAGGGCAATCGGGAGCTTCACGACATTCTGAAGGCGCTGGCTATTCGGCAGATCGCGGTGACGAGAACGAAGAAGGAGCCGCGTAATCCGTATTTCTATTCGTATTACGAGCAGAAGCTCACGGCGGGGAAGACGAAGCAGCAAGCCATCGTCTGTATCATGCGGAAGCTGGTGAATGTCGTCCACTACCTGATGCGAACAAAGGCGGCGTATGTGATGCCTGTAATGCCGGAGAAGGACGCTGGCTGATATAATGGAAACAAATGCTAGGGGTGGCGACTGCCATCCCGCTTCCTACGGATATTAAATGCTTTATTAACTAGGATACGTATGAGGGTGAGATTGAGCAGCCGCAGAGCTTGAATTTGTATGTATATGTAGAGAATAGTCCAGTGAATAATGGAGATCCCACAGGGAAATGGTGTTCATCATTTAAAAATGGAAAATACTATTCCCATCCTGGTAATTGTAGCAGTAATGCATTTGAAAACCATCAGAACTTTATCCCGGATAATAATGCTTCAAACTTCGGCAGAATCATATACGATGCTAACAAAGCAAAAGGAAAATGGTATCCTAAAAATGCATTTTATATTCCTTGGGATAAGTCAGGGGTATCCGATGCTTTCATAGGTTGTGCTTATGACAGTCAATGCTTTAGTTTTGTAAGTTTCGATTGGAATGGTATTTCAGTTGCAGTAAATAAGAGTGAAAGCCTCATTAAGACCACTACTAGTGGTGTTAAAAAAGCTTGGACGTGGGCGAAGAATTTAATAAATAAATCAAAAATAGTTAAGTTTAGTCTAAGTGCAACTAAGATTGATCATATTTGGAAGAGACATTGTTTTGCATCCTATAAACAACAAATTCAATATATGTTGAAAAAACAATCAAGGCGGGAAGTTGAAGATATATTGAGTAAATTAGATTTCTTTAATAAAAAGTTAAGCAAAGAGCAAATTATGTCTTTAGTTGAAAAAGCAGCGAATGAAGCGATCAAAAAAGGCAAAACTGATGGAATTTATACTACAAGAGTAAAAGGTGAAGTAATAACAGTAGCATTTGATAATGGTCTTTTTAAAACGGCTTGGGGAGCATATAGATATAAACTATCTGATTTTGGTTACTAGGAGGAATCAAGTTGTTCAGAGTGTTCTTTAGGTTTATTGATGATAATCTTAACTTGATTTCAAGAGTGAGTGCTGAGCAATTTGACAATATTTATGGAGATATTTCAGGCCAAATTGAATTGAATTTCAACGGGAATGTTGAGGGATACTTTCATAAAGATGTTCCTTTTGGCAATGAGCTCGTATTGCACTGGTTTAGAAGATTGACTGAGGCAGTGGTTAGGTTACAAGACTCCAACTATATTGCCATGAATGTAGTTGAAAATAATAATTGGATTGAATTTCATAGGGAAGGAAGGTTGCTAAGGGTACGTTTAATTATTAATCCTAGCCTTAAAGGCATTCGCGGCTTTTTTAGTGATACACCATTCTCGAAATTTGAAGATAAGCAATGGAATAACTCCATTATTGATTTTGATGAATTTAGGAATGAAATTTATCAAAGTACTATTAAGTTATTAGATCAGCTACAGGAGATAAATGTTCAATTGCTCCATACAAATGAAGTAAATCGTATAAAAGAATTTTTAAAATTAATTAATCAACAATGATAAATTATTTGTTATTCAAGCTAGAGTGATTCATTCGACTTTAGCTTGTCTTTTTATATGGAGAAGCGAATCTTCGAAGTTCGTGTTCCATGGATGGTTGCTAGAGAATGGACTGATAACCTTTTGATAGAGGTTACGGCGGTTGTTTGATAGTCCAAGCGCAAATTAAATTTTAGTGATGCAAGTCCGAGTAAAAAGGGGGACTTCATGAAATACGGATACGCTATTGTTGATGATGAAAGTGATGTAACTATAGGATACTGTAAAGATGTTGAGGGATTAATGGGTGACTTATTGGCTTCAAACATTAATTCTGGTTATAGAAGAATCAGGTTAATTGATCTTTCCTATTCCAACGAAGTAATGAAATTAATACCTTTTTCTTTTTATAATGTAAGAATAACGATTTTATCACGGAACGGAAGAAGTATGGGTAGTTATTATTTCACTCTTAAAAAGCAATTAGAGCTAAAAAAGGATGATTTCGATTTCAAACCAGTTATTGAATTAACAGGGATACTACATGAGACAGCATTACCACATGCAATGGATTACTGGGAAATGTTAAGGGGGGATTCAATCCAAGAAGAATATGGACAATGGATTTATCTTGATGAAGATGAAAAAAGAAGTTGGTTGCAGGTTATTCGTTTACATCACCCATATCGTCATGTAAATCAAAGTAACGAAACTGATAATAAAATTGTTAAAATAGAAGGTGCTCATATTAATGATATCCCTTCTGTGTTTATTGCATTAGGAGAAGCCATCAACGGGCCCTTTGGGTATTATGGGTACGATCTGAGAAGTTTTGAGGATTGTTTATGTGGAGGTTTTGGCATCAAGCCACCTTTTACTGTGGAGTGGAGTAATTTTAATGAATCTTTTAAAGAATCGAATCAACTAGATAATAGTTCTGTAATCATGGAACTAATAAAGATTTTAACGCTTAGTGGTGTAACTGTTTTGCTAACAAAATAAAGAATTAATGATGAAGTTAAGTTCAAGACCTAGGGGAGCTACATGCTCAAGGTCTTTTAACCATAGTAATGTCAGTTCAAAATATTATGAGATAAAATGAGATGCAAAGTTTGTGGAATTGGGCTGGGCTCTGTAACATTTCCAATCATGGCAACGGAAATGGCAAGAAGCTAGGCCTGTACAAGAAGCTCAGCAAGACCTTCGGAGGCACGGACGGCGGCCAAGCCCGGAGATTAACGAGATTCGGGACCGGCAAGATCGAGAACATTTTGGCTAATAATATCGAGTAGGTGATCGAAGTGTCAACCACAATAAATACAAGTGAACATAATAAATTGATTAGCACATTGAGATTGTTAAAAAAACAGGTAGAAGAGATGTCAAAGTTATCTTCGGACGTGTTATTGGTTTGGCATGAAAATGAAGTAAATGATTGGTTGAACTTTTTACTCGTATATACTGATGTAGAAGAACTTCAATCACTTGAGAAAGAAGTTAATAGTAGATTTTTCCATAAATATAATGTGAGAATTGAGCCAAAAAATCTCGATAATGCGAGGCTTAAAACTTTCGAGACGTTAATTCATCAATTTCACGTTATTCTTCACTAAATTTCTGGGATATTTATTGAAACCTTGATTAGATTCGTCCCTTTAAGGTTTCTTTATTTGGGGAGGCTATCCGTGAGAAATAGGATGCCAAGTGGTAATGAACTTGGAGCTAACTCTCAATGGATACCTGGAGGATACACGGGTGGCGGTATACCAGAAGCAACAATTAATCCTGCTATACCTGGTACTTATACTGTGAGAGAAATATACAAAAAGGGGAAATAGCTTTGGTAGAAAGATTGGTTTTTTCGGATTATGGCATTGAAATTTACGAACGAAATGAAAAAAAATATATCCGTTATGACGCAGGTGAAATAGTTGTTCAAATTCGAGAAATAGAAATTACAGCAGAAGAAGCTG encodes:
- a CDS encoding recombinase family protein, which produces MNVIGYIRVSTQGQAKEGYSLAYQRDEIEAYCKAQGWNLLHVYEDAGISGAEVDEEALEVEREGFRDMLEALADGGVSYVLVLNTNRLWRSDIVKVLVHRELKCYGVDIKSIEQPTYSIHRKDPNDFLINGLMELLDQYQRLEIALKLGRGRMKKAQQGGYAGGRAAFGYMAKKGKKVIEVNALQASAVRQLFEIRKSNPSMTLAETARRLNAEGYSTQQGKRFTKVQVKRILDRKELYEGKMSYGNVKAAGLHEAIL
- a CDS encoding IS110 family transposase yields the protein MIDCWNKKLGEIKFDNKPSTFPLLVKEAKKYTKKGMSVVYGLEDVGGFGRALAVYLTESGCTVKEVNAKLANNRRKSHVTVQKSDSWDAECVARVLRDELPHLPDAKPIDLYWAISQLVTQRKWQAKSLTGMVKRLHQQLGYHYPSYKAFFSQIDGKTALAFWHRYPSPARLKGMTGSELAGFLRSLSNNALSMKKAEQILTLVEVDGDTTRDFQEKRDFIVRGLVRNIRFYERELDRIEKEIGSLLEQLGFQLETMTGIDLVTAAELVAEIGDVHRFATSDKLARFAGIAPIAVGSGNKHRNYKSKQGNRELHDILKALAIRQIAVTRTKKEPRNPYFYSYYEQKLTAGKTKQQAIVCIMRKLVNVVHYLMRTKAAYVMPVMPEKDAG
- a CDS encoding barstar family protein, with amino-acid sequence MKYGYAIVDDESDVTIGYCKDVEGLMGDLLASNINSGYRRIRLIDLSYSNEVMKLIPFSFYNVRITILSRNGRSMGSYYFTLKKQLELKKDDFDFKPVIELTGILHETALPHAMDYWEMLRGDSIQEEYGQWIYLDEDEKRSWLQVIRLHHPYRHVNQSNETDNKIVKIEGAHINDIPSVFIALGEAINGPFGYYGYDLRSFEDCLCGGFGIKPPFTVEWSNFNESFKESNQLDNSSVIMELIKILTLSGVTVLLTK